In a single window of the Candidatus Krumholzibacteriia bacterium genome:
- the infC gene encoding translation initiation factor IF-3 has product MAHIRPGKKDNQELRVNTRIRISEVRLVDEEGNQLGVIATSVALDMARSRGLDLVEVSPNARPPVCRIMEYGKYKYEQSKKAKLARQKQKLHQAALKEVQFRPKTDEHDYRFKVRNILRFLGHRDKVKVVLRFRGRELSHMEFGMKTMERILDDLKDLAIVEHPPKQEGRNVVMILGPIPEAEGGRKATKDDSGELVKAKSPEVGEQSPESSDQE; this is encoded by the coding sequence GTGGCTCACATCAGACCCGGAAAGAAGGACAATCAGGAACTGAGGGTGAATACCAGAATACGAATCTCGGAGGTTCGTCTTGTGGATGAAGAGGGAAACCAGCTTGGGGTGATTGCAACCTCAGTGGCCCTCGACATGGCCCGAAGCCGTGGATTGGATCTTGTGGAGGTCTCACCGAATGCTCGTCCTCCCGTCTGCAGAATCATGGAGTACGGGAAGTACAAGTACGAACAGAGCAAGAAAGCCAAGCTGGCCCGTCAGAAGCAAAAGCTTCATCAGGCAGCTTTGAAGGAAGTTCAGTTTCGCCCGAAGACCGATGAGCACGATTATCGTTTCAAGGTTCGGAATATTCTGCGTTTTCTGGGCCATCGTGACAAGGTGAAGGTCGTTCTTCGTTTCAGGGGGAGAGAACTCTCTCATATGGAATTCGGAATGAAGACGATGGAGAGGATCCTTGATGACCTCAAGGACCTTGCAATTGTAGAACACCCGCCCAAGCAGGAAGGTCGGAACGTGGTGATGATCCTCGGACCGATCCCGGAAGCCGAGGGTGGGCGGAAAGCGACCAAGGATGATTCTGGTGAACTCGTGAAGGCGAAGTCCCCGGAAGTCGGGGAACAGAGTCCCGAATCCAGCGATCAGGAATAG